In the genome of Croceimicrobium hydrocarbonivorans, one region contains:
- a CDS encoding DUF7948 domain-containing protein, whose product MRVLLSILVFVGISYAQNLQAQAHFVENRGQWSGDFSAKLELKQGAVFFKSSGYKFLLYEGDPHHDHHHQTGNHHPKRALAFEAEYIGAKKNNQWQPSGESAYPRNYILGNDPSKWQKNLGSYPENQLEDILPGIDLNFYEQAQFLKYDLELDAEANPKDLKIVYKGLEAISIREGALHLSTAFGEVIERIPYSYQIINGERVDVQVSYELRNDTVGFKLKGYKKGYPLVIDPVLEFATFSGSGDLNFGNSATYGDNGTMYGAGVNFGANYPTTNGVFQASFAGDSIFNVDVTISKFSADGRQLLYATYLGGRDIEIVHSLISDDQGNLIVLGNTGSTDFPVTPNTFQGTFGGGTFQSSFAFNDYNRGTDIFITKISKDGSSLLGSTFWGGSGNDGFNRDIYKNYGDHYRGEVVLTNDGSIVVLSSTFSMDVPLTGANAQDRSQNSQDALLGVFSADLRTLQWGRYVGGVNADAGYSVKTFNEVIYICGSTTGSDFPTTPNAYKSNYIGEDEGFVAKFQSGTGNMVASTFFGTPLDDQAFLLDIDYNGDVYIVGQTKGFFPISANVYSSAGSRQFMAKLDSSLSNLKWQTMIGSGQSKQDLVPSAFMVDECLNIYFSGWNGVSNSVGFPAQQNGDTYGLPVTADAFQNNTDGSDFYFMIFDHNASNLLYGSYLGGRDNEHVDGGTSRFSKDGTIYQAVCSNCNNKSFPTTPGAYSQNSGSPGCNLAVFKFSFNQILAAEAQISYSTAVDSLCDGLIVNLLNNSSNATNYKWIFGNGDSSTAVNPSVTYQELGNYTIQLIAYDTVCQITDTAIINIEHGTARKPITDFLTTYTGCDQNLEAKFQNLSIIADAYQWNFGDGSSSNEPNPHHIFPSFGTYEIELIGYDTICMRSDTTYRTISFVDSSVAPVVQASISSCSNGEVDIALDNDRGNLLYQWETEGQYYEGRAPGIRYQTPGSKEIFLTVVDTLCSKTFTEVFTLDVREVRNEVFAPNAFTPNGDGLNDQFEIYGDPCETGANLRIFNRWGSLVYETDEPYQKFWDGNFNGQQAPSGVYTYILLEEDQKVTGFVSLIR is encoded by the coding sequence GTGAGGGTACTGTTATCAATTTTAGTTTTTGTTGGGATAAGTTATGCCCAAAATCTCCAGGCGCAAGCCCATTTTGTGGAGAACCGGGGACAATGGTCCGGAGACTTCAGCGCCAAGCTGGAACTCAAGCAAGGAGCGGTTTTCTTCAAATCCTCGGGCTACAAATTCCTGCTATACGAAGGCGACCCTCATCATGATCATCATCACCAAACTGGAAATCATCATCCTAAACGTGCTCTAGCCTTTGAAGCGGAATATATAGGCGCTAAAAAGAATAATCAATGGCAACCCAGCGGTGAATCAGCCTATCCTCGGAATTATATCCTGGGCAACGATCCTTCTAAATGGCAGAAAAACTTGGGTTCCTATCCCGAAAACCAATTGGAAGACATCCTGCCAGGTATCGACCTTAATTTTTACGAGCAAGCTCAATTTCTGAAATACGATTTGGAATTGGATGCCGAGGCAAATCCTAAAGATTTAAAAATCGTTTATAAGGGTTTGGAAGCCATTAGCATTCGAGAAGGTGCCCTGCATTTAAGCACTGCTTTTGGAGAAGTAATCGAACGCATTCCTTACAGTTATCAAATTATTAATGGTGAAAGAGTAGATGTTCAGGTAAGCTATGAGCTCCGCAATGATACGGTTGGCTTTAAGCTTAAAGGCTATAAGAAAGGCTATCCATTGGTTATTGATCCGGTTCTAGAGTTTGCCACTTTTTCTGGCTCAGGTGATCTCAATTTTGGAAACAGTGCCACTTATGGTGACAATGGTACCATGTACGGTGCCGGTGTAAATTTTGGAGCTAATTATCCTACGACCAATGGCGTATTCCAGGCAAGCTTTGCAGGCGACAGTATTTTCAATGTAGATGTTACTATCAGTAAATTTTCTGCCGATGGCCGACAATTGCTTTACGCCACTTATTTAGGAGGACGCGATATTGAAATTGTACATTCTCTAATTAGCGATGATCAAGGAAATCTGATCGTGTTGGGGAACACTGGCTCCACAGATTTCCCGGTAACTCCGAATACTTTTCAGGGCACCTTTGGTGGAGGGACTTTCCAAAGTTCTTTTGCCTTTAATGATTACAATCGCGGAACCGACATTTTCATCACCAAAATCAGTAAAGACGGAAGTAGTTTATTAGGCTCCACCTTCTGGGGAGGTTCCGGAAACGATGGCTTTAATAGAGATATTTACAAGAACTATGGCGACCACTATCGTGGTGAAGTAGTCCTGACCAATGATGGAAGCATTGTAGTTTTAAGTAGCACCTTTAGTATGGATGTTCCTTTAACTGGTGCCAATGCTCAAGATCGCAGTCAAAATTCGCAAGATGCCCTGTTAGGGGTTTTCTCCGCGGATTTACGAACCTTACAATGGGGGCGTTATGTTGGGGGGGTAAATGCTGATGCGGGTTATTCCGTTAAAACATTTAATGAAGTAATCTACATCTGTGGATCCACCACCGGATCTGATTTCCCAACGACTCCTAATGCCTATAAAAGCAATTATATTGGCGAGGACGAAGGCTTTGTGGCTAAATTCCAATCGGGTACCGGTAATATGGTTGCCAGTACCTTCTTTGGAACTCCTCTTGACGATCAAGCCTTTTTATTGGATATAGATTATAATGGGGATGTTTATATCGTTGGTCAAACCAAAGGATTCTTCCCTATTAGTGCTAATGTATATTCCAGTGCTGGTTCCCGTCAGTTTATGGCCAAACTAGACTCTTCCTTGAGCAATCTTAAATGGCAAACCATGATTGGTAGCGGGCAAAGCAAACAAGACTTGGTTCCCAGTGCCTTTATGGTGGATGAATGCTTGAATATTTATTTCTCCGGTTGGAATGGCGTTTCCAATTCGGTAGGTTTCCCAGCTCAGCAAAATGGAGATACCTACGGCCTGCCTGTAACTGCAGATGCCTTCCAGAATAATACCGATGGCAGTGATTTCTATTTTATGATTTTTGATCATAATGCCAGCAACCTACTTTACGGTAGTTATTTGGGCGGTAGAGATAATGAGCACGTGGATGGCGGTACCAGCCGGTTTAGTAAAGATGGTACCATTTATCAGGCCGTATGCTCTAATTGTAATAACAAAAGCTTCCCTACTACTCCTGGAGCATACTCTCAAAATTCTGGTTCTCCAGGCTGTAATTTGGCCGTATTTAAATTCAGCTTTAATCAAATCCTTGCTGCCGAAGCGCAGATTAGTTACTCCACTGCGGTTGATAGTCTTTGCGACGGTTTGATTGTAAACCTTTTGAATAATTCGAGCAATGCCACCAATTACAAATGGATTTTTGGCAATGGGGATTCTTCAACTGCTGTGAACCCTTCGGTTACTTATCAAGAATTAGGGAATTATACCATCCAGCTTATTGCTTACGATACGGTTTGCCAAATTACGGACACCGCCATTATCAATATTGAGCATGGTACCGCGCGTAAACCCATTACGGATTTCTTAACAACTTACACTGGCTGCGATCAAAATCTAGAAGCTAAATTCCAGAACCTTAGCATCATCGCAGACGCTTATCAATGGAATTTTGGCGACGGCTCCAGTTCAAATGAGCCTAATCCTCATCATATCTTCCCCAGTTTTGGCACCTATGAAATTGAGCTAATTGGTTACGATACCATTTGTATGCGTAGTGATACCACTTACCGAACCATCAGTTTTGTTGATAGCTCTGTAGCTCCGGTTGTTCAGGCCAGTATCAGCAGCTGTAGTAATGGTGAAGTAGATATTGCCTTAGATAATGATCGTGGTAATTTACTCTATCAATGGGAAACTGAAGGTCAATACTATGAAGGTCGTGCGCCCGGTATTCGATATCAGACCCCAGGTTCCAAGGAAATTTTCCTCACTGTAGTGGATACCCTTTGCTCTAAAACCTTCACGGAAGTATTCACTTTGGATGTTCGTGAAGTACGCAATGAAGTATTTGCACCCAATGCCTTTACTCCTAATGGAGATGGCTTAAATGATCAGTTTGAGATTTATGGTGATCCTTGTGAAACCGGTGCAAACCTCCGCATTTTCAATCGCTGGGGCTCATTAGTATACGAAACTGATGAACCTTACCAGAAATTCTGGGATGGCAATTTCAATGGCCAGCAAGCACCTTCCGGGGTCTATACCTATATCCTCCTAGAAGAGGATCAGAAGGTTACTGGCTTCGTAAGTTTAATTCGCTAA
- a CDS encoding class I SAM-dependent methyltransferase, whose amino-acid sequence MKTSRLKSLIEKEANRKFIHENLKADTSSLLFKFAKDEDKRLLIEQIASRQAIRKKLPEAYDDLLRLFPPKSNLEQSSSEAIAKLKADLFPAAKVLADLSGGFGIDFLYLMQKFEQGHFVEPNEELCELSSENLRRLLVQKDLHFYTETAESFSKENKEQFDLIYLDPSRRDSAHRPLYRPEEYQPNILEIKSELLKHSKQVYVKMSPMISIPEYLQILPETREVWVLSERNECKEVGFLLASEGKAAVKIRSFNLLAEGQQEYDSEWGNFAPINLSEIHQYLYLPNSSILKAGIQDQVAQDLKLGKLDPNSHLYSSPELSEKFPGRIFLLKDIHKAYAKSLRSKALQVISRNFPDSPEFISRKLKLKAKGAKDFLIATKHSGKPVFIEASLYVPSFEGNGG is encoded by the coding sequence ATGAAGACCTCCCGGCTTAAAAGCTTAATTGAGAAAGAAGCGAATCGGAAATTCATTCATGAAAATCTAAAAGCCGATACCAGCAGCCTTCTATTCAAATTTGCCAAGGACGAGGATAAGCGCCTATTAATTGAGCAAATCGCCTCACGTCAGGCTATCCGAAAAAAGCTGCCTGAGGCTTATGATGATCTTCTAAGGTTATTTCCGCCTAAAAGCAATTTGGAGCAAAGCAGCAGTGAGGCCATCGCTAAGCTCAAGGCTGATTTATTTCCGGCTGCCAAGGTTCTGGCGGATCTTAGTGGAGGCTTTGGAATTGACTTCCTCTATCTAATGCAAAAATTCGAGCAGGGCCATTTTGTGGAACCCAATGAAGAATTATGCGAATTGAGTTCAGAAAACCTTCGGCGCTTATTAGTGCAAAAGGACTTGCATTTTTATACTGAAACTGCAGAAAGCTTTAGTAAAGAGAATAAGGAACAGTTTGACCTTATTTATTTGGATCCTTCACGCAGGGATTCTGCTCATCGGCCGCTCTACAGACCGGAAGAATACCAACCTAATATCCTGGAAATTAAATCGGAGCTACTTAAGCACAGCAAGCAGGTTTATGTAAAGATGAGTCCGATGATTAGTATTCCTGAGTATTTACAAATACTGCCAGAAACCCGGGAGGTATGGGTACTTTCGGAGCGCAATGAATGTAAGGAAGTAGGATTTCTCTTAGCTTCAGAAGGCAAGGCAGCAGTGAAAATCCGCAGCTTTAATTTACTTGCAGAAGGCCAACAGGAATATGACTCGGAATGGGGAAACTTCGCCCCAATTAACTTGAGTGAAATTCATCAGTATCTCTACTTACCCAATAGCAGTATTCTAAAAGCGGGTATTCAAGATCAAGTGGCTCAAGATCTTAAGTTGGGAAAATTAGACCCCAATTCTCATCTCTATAGTTCCCCCGAACTCAGCGAAAAATTCCCTGGAAGAATATTTCTTTTGAAAGATATTCACAAGGCTTATGCTAAAAGCCTTCGCTCCAAAGCCTTACAAGTTATCAGTCGAAATTTCCCAGATTCCCCGGAGTTCATCAGTCGCAAACTCAAGCTGAAAGCGAAAGGAGCTAAAGATTTCTTAATCGCCACCAAGCATTCTGGCAAGCCGGTTTTTATCGAAGCTTCCCTCTACGTTCCATCATTCGAAGGGAACGGTGGATAA
- a CDS encoding DUF4159 domain-containing protein, translating to MVSGQTEKLALVKYRGGGDWYANPSALSNLSEFCNSQIGSSLNPDYATVEMGSSEIFEYPFLHLTGHGNIIFDKQEADNLKRYLEAGGFVHIDDNYGMDEFIRPELNRIFGEGKLQLLSADHPIFKGPFNFQEGLPKIHEHDGQAPEAWGLFIDGRLALVYTYECDLSDGWEDPEVHHDPEDVRLKALQMGANLIHYAFNGSFL from the coding sequence ATGGTCTCGGGCCAAACGGAAAAACTGGCTCTGGTAAAATACCGCGGAGGAGGCGATTGGTATGCAAATCCCAGCGCACTGAGCAATCTTAGTGAGTTCTGCAACAGCCAGATCGGCAGCAGCCTTAATCCCGATTATGCCACGGTTGAAATGGGCTCCTCCGAAATTTTCGAATATCCCTTTTTACATCTCACCGGGCACGGAAATATCATTTTCGACAAACAGGAAGCCGATAATCTTAAACGTTATTTAGAGGCGGGAGGCTTTGTACATATTGACGATAATTATGGTATGGATGAGTTCATCCGCCCTGAGCTAAACCGCATTTTTGGTGAAGGAAAATTACAACTACTAAGTGCCGATCATCCGATTTTTAAAGGTCCTTTCAATTTCCAAGAGGGTTTACCTAAAATCCACGAACACGATGGTCAGGCACCCGAAGCCTGGGGCTTATTTATCGATGGTCGATTAGCCTTGGTTTACACCTACGAATGTGATTTAAGTGATGGCTGGGAAGATCCAGAAGTACACCATGATCCTGAGGATGTCCGTCTTAAAGCTTTACAAATGGGTGCCAACTTGATTCACTATGCATTTAATGGATCCTTTTTATGA
- a CDS encoding AI-2E family transporter, whose amino-acid sequence MNKVTRQVLLSVFYLALIVWSGYMVWQVRYTLTYVLVSAVISIIGKPLVDALSGQRWPKLKINRSLAAALTLIIMMTLVGVLFSIFIPALMHELSVLANVDYESLYQEIQNEIISIQSSLGMDTSNSVNSIESSRIGSKVVEALSFDKVSDTFTNLIGSLGNTAFAIFSILFITFFFLREKFLFRNIVLALIPDKYDDRVHKVTPRLRNNLTRYFAGLLLQITIITTLVSVGLKIAGFHNTIVIGFFAGLINVIPYLGPIIGLAFGLLLGLAQTISNTNLELGSAFVIILSIFAVVQLIDNFITQPIVFSTSIRAHPLEIFLVISFAASIAGISGMIVAVPVYSVIRLLAAEFFPQVKFVRWLTQNDLNDEDLPA is encoded by the coding sequence ATGAATAAGGTTACCCGCCAAGTATTACTCAGTGTATTTTATCTGGCCTTAATTGTATGGTCGGGATACATGGTATGGCAAGTGCGCTATACCCTCACCTATGTATTGGTTTCGGCGGTAATCTCCATTATTGGAAAACCATTGGTGGATGCCTTAAGTGGTCAACGATGGCCCAAGCTGAAGATCAACCGGAGTTTGGCGGCCGCCCTTACCCTGATTATTATGATGACCTTGGTGGGAGTGCTCTTTTCCATTTTTATTCCGGCCTTAATGCATGAACTTAGCGTATTGGCCAATGTGGATTACGAATCGCTGTATCAAGAAATTCAGAACGAGATTATCAGTATTCAGTCCTCCTTGGGTATGGATACCAGTAATTCGGTTAACAGTATTGAGAGCAGTCGCATTGGATCAAAAGTGGTTGAAGCGCTGAGCTTTGATAAGGTGAGCGACACTTTCACGAATTTAATCGGAAGCTTAGGGAATACCGCTTTTGCTATCTTCAGTATCTTATTTATCACCTTCTTCTTTTTAAGAGAGAAATTCCTCTTTCGGAATATTGTGCTTGCGCTGATTCCGGATAAATACGACGATCGCGTCCACAAAGTAACCCCGCGTTTACGCAATAATTTGACCCGCTATTTTGCCGGTCTGCTTTTGCAAATCACCATCATTACGACCTTGGTTTCGGTAGGACTGAAAATTGCGGGATTCCATAATACCATTGTAATTGGATTCTTTGCGGGTCTCATTAATGTGATCCCTTATTTAGGTCCTATTATAGGATTAGCCTTTGGACTTTTACTAGGACTGGCGCAAACCATCAGCAATACCAATTTAGAACTGGGTTCAGCTTTTGTTATCATCCTGAGCATATTTGCGGTGGTGCAATTGATTGATAATTTCATCACGCAACCAATTGTATTTTCTACCTCGATACGAGCCCATCCACTGGAGATCTTTTTGGTGATTTCATTTGCGGCCTCTATTGCTGGGATTTCAGGAATGATTGTGGCGGTGCCCGTTTACAGCGTAATCCGTCTCTTAGCGGCTGAGTTCTTCCCGCAGGTGAAGTTTGTTCGTTGGCTTACGCAGAATGACCTTAACGATGAAGACCTCCCGGCTTAA
- a CDS encoding RsmE family RNA methyltransferase, whose product MNHFLAREGNASEGFLNESDSHHASRVLRLNSGDRISISYGDGIVYEAEIENIAKKSLQFKVLDERRRQKAPLLQIGIAPTKSNDRFEWFIEKAVELGVQRIIPLLCEHSERKVYKRDRGLRIMEAAFKQSHKGFMPELSELTELKKLDELNLPEQRYIASLNNSERIALRAIKFHEPQLILIGPEGDFSAKEVAWAEKQGFKHLDLGPEVLRTETAAVQIAAIAQYEAQRPE is encoded by the coding sequence ATGAATCACTTTTTAGCGAGAGAAGGCAATGCCAGTGAAGGATTTTTAAATGAAAGCGACAGTCATCATGCCAGTCGGGTTTTACGCTTAAACTCGGGGGACCGTATTTCCATTAGCTATGGCGATGGCATTGTATATGAAGCTGAAATTGAGAATATCGCCAAGAAAAGCCTGCAATTCAAAGTCTTAGATGAAAGACGAAGACAAAAGGCTCCGTTGCTGCAAATTGGCATTGCCCCTACCAAAAGCAATGATCGTTTTGAGTGGTTTATTGAAAAGGCGGTAGAACTGGGCGTTCAAAGAATCATTCCCCTGCTTTGCGAGCATTCCGAACGAAAGGTTTACAAAAGAGATCGCGGTTTGCGCATCATGGAAGCCGCTTTTAAGCAAAGTCACAAAGGCTTTATGCCGGAGCTTAGCGAATTAACTGAGCTGAAGAAATTGGATGAGCTTAACTTGCCGGAACAGCGTTACATTGCTTCCTTAAACAATTCGGAACGCATTGCTCTAAGGGCGATTAAGTTCCATGAGCCTCAATTGATTTTAATTGGTCCGGAAGGTGATTTTAGTGCTAAAGAAGTGGCCTGGGCCGAAAAACAAGGTTTTAAACATTTAGACCTGGGTCCGGAGGTCTTGCGCACCGAAACAGCGGCAGTACAAATAGCGGCCATCGCTCAATATGAGGCCCAGCGGCCCGAATAA
- the tsaD gene encoding tRNA (adenosine(37)-N6)-threonylcarbamoyltransferase complex transferase subunit TsaD produces MDITILGIESSCDDTSIAIVQNRKILANVTANQKIHAEYGGVVPELASRAHQQNIVPTLDAALKKAGITLNELSAVAFTSGPGLLGSLLVGTSFAKSLSLALDIPLIEVNHMQAHILAHLIEDPRQANPEFPFLCLTVSGGHTQIVQVNSPYDMKLLGSTIDDAAGEAFDKAGKIMGLPYPAGPEIDRRAKLGNPGAFEFAKPRMPELQFSFSGLKTSILYFLQKQMKENPDFIKENLNDLCASIQNSIVGILMDKLELASQQYGINRIAIAGGVSANSGLRDALEERKSSLNWELFLPSFEYTTDNGAMIAISGYYQYQKQNFADLSVVAAARKPLEA; encoded by the coding sequence ATGGATATTACAATACTGGGAATTGAAAGCAGCTGCGATGATACTTCTATCGCCATTGTCCAAAATCGCAAAATTCTTGCAAATGTAACTGCCAATCAAAAAATACATGCGGAATATGGTGGTGTTGTTCCAGAATTAGCTTCGCGTGCTCATCAACAAAATATTGTGCCAACCTTAGATGCGGCTTTAAAAAAAGCGGGGATTACTCTAAATGAGCTATCTGCAGTGGCTTTTACCTCTGGCCCAGGCCTCTTAGGTTCACTCCTTGTAGGTACCAGTTTTGCTAAATCCTTAAGCCTGGCTTTGGATATTCCTTTAATTGAGGTAAACCATATGCAGGCCCATATTTTGGCCCATCTCATTGAGGATCCACGTCAGGCTAATCCCGAATTTCCATTCTTATGCCTAACTGTAAGCGGTGGACATACCCAAATTGTTCAGGTAAATTCACCTTATGACATGAAACTTTTGGGCAGTACCATAGATGATGCCGCGGGAGAAGCTTTTGACAAAGCAGGAAAAATAATGGGCTTGCCTTATCCGGCCGGACCAGAAATTGATCGGAGGGCAAAATTGGGGAATCCCGGGGCCTTTGAATTTGCCAAACCACGCATGCCTGAATTACAGTTTAGTTTTAGTGGTTTAAAGACCAGCATTCTCTATTTCTTGCAAAAGCAAATGAAGGAGAATCCGGATTTTATCAAGGAAAACCTAAATGACCTTTGCGCTAGCATCCAAAATAGTATTGTGGGTATATTAATGGATAAGCTCGAATTGGCCTCGCAGCAATACGGGATTAATCGTATCGCCATAGCGGGAGGTGTATCTGCCAACTCAGGATTAAGAGACGCTTTGGAAGAACGAAAGTCCAGTTTAAACTGGGAGCTCTTCCTTCCCTCCTTTGAATATACTACCGACAATGGCGCCATGATTGCCATTAGTGGCTATTATCAATATCAGAAGCAAAACTTTGCAGACCTCAGTGTGGTGGCTGCAGCTCGAAAACCTTTAGAAGCATGA